A stretch of Larus michahellis chromosome Z, bLarMic1.1, whole genome shotgun sequence DNA encodes these proteins:
- the COX7C gene encoding cytochrome c oxidase subunit 7C, mitochondrial: MLAAGVRRFTTSALRRSHYEEGPGKNLPFSVDNKWRLLVLMCGFFGSGFVAPFFIVRHQLLKK; the protein is encoded by the exons ATGCTGGCTGCCGGTGTCCGCAGGTTTACCACCTCTGCCCTCCGTAGGAGCCACTATGAGGAGGGCCCTGGAAAG aaccTTCCATTTTCTGTGGACAACAAATGGCGATTACTTGTATTAATGTGTGGATTTTTTGGAAGTGGATTTGTTGCCCCCTTCTTTATCGTCAGACACCAGCTTCTGAAGAAATGA